The Gopherus evgoodei ecotype Sinaloan lineage chromosome 8, rGopEvg1_v1.p, whole genome shotgun sequence genome includes a region encoding these proteins:
- the DIO1 gene encoding LOW QUALITY PROTEIN: type I iodothyronine deiodinase (The sequence of the model RefSeq protein was modified relative to this genomic sequence to represent the inferred CDS: inserted 4 bases in 2 codons): MFKIRVIIQKTLILLYVSLCVAVGKILIILFPEMMKRYILKXGQKSSIGMNPKFSYENWGPTFFSLKYLLFVLKVKWKRLEDEAFLGHNAPNTPVADFRGEVHHILDFMQDNRPLVLNFGSCTUPSFLFKFSEFNKLVEGFNSVADFLIIYIEEAHATDEWAFKNIIKNHRNLQDRKKAAQFLLKENPLCQVVLDTMENLSSSKYAALPERLXVVQGGKVVYKGGVGPWNYHPEDICAILEKLK; the protein is encoded by the exons ATGTTCAAAATCAGGGTAATTATACAGAAGACCTTGATTCTTTTGTATGTATCTCTGTGTGTTGCTGTTGGTAAAATTCTGATAATATTGTTCCCAGAAATGATGAAAAGATATATTCTAAA CGGGCAAAAGAGCAGCATAGGCATGAATCCAAAGTTCAGCTATGAGAACTGGGGTCCGACTTTCTTCAGCTTGAAATATTTACTCTTTGTTTTGAAAGTGAAGTGGAaaaggctggaagatgaagcgTTTTTAGGTCATAATGCTCCCAACACCCCAGTGGCAGACTTCAGGGGTGAAGTGCATCACATCTTGGACTTCATGCAAG ATAACAGGCCTTTAGTCCTGAATTTTGGAAGCTGCACCTGACCTTCATTTCTTTTCAAATTCAGCGAGTTCAACAAGCTTGTTGAAGGTTTTAATTCCGTAGCAGATTTCCTTATAATCTATATCGAAGAAGCTCATGCAACAG ATGAAtgggcttttaaaaacattattaaaaatcACCGAAACCTTCAAGATCGAAAAAAGGCTGCACAATTTCTTTTGAAGGAGAATCCTTTATGCCAAGTGGTTTTAGATACTATGGAAAACCTGAGCAGTTCAAAATACGCAGCACTGCCAGAAAGACT TGTGGTGCAAGGAGGAAAGGTTGTTTATAAG ggTGGAGTGGGACCTTGGAATTATCATCCAGAGGACATATGTGCAATCTTGGAAAAACTAAAATAG
- the YIPF1 gene encoding protein YIPF1: MATVDDLKFQEFDDAANLLAGNPDATTISIDEPSENPKNQYGLLQDSRREEDDELLGTDDSDKTELLAGQKKSAPFWTFEYYQTFFDVDTYQVLDRIKGSVFPIPGKNFVRLYIRSNPDLYGPFWICATLVFAIAISGNLSNFFIHLGKPAYRYVPEFRKVSIAATAIYAYAWLIPLALWGFLMWRNSKVMNIVSYSFLEIVCVYGYSLFIYIPTAILWIIPQKAVRWILVMVALCLSGSVLVMTFWPAVRDDNRRIALATMVTVVLLHALLAIGCLAYFFDAPDLNVLIPTAAAQNGTIVATKTQ, encoded by the exons ATGGCGACTGTGGATGATTTAAAGTTTCAAG AATTTGATGATGCAGCTAACTTGCTGGCAGGAAACCCAGACGCCACCACAATAAGTATTGATGAGCCTAGTGAAAACCCCAAGAATCAGTATGGCCTTCTGCAAGACTCTCGGAGAGAGGAGGATGACGAGTTACTGGGGACTGATGACTCGGATAAAACGGAG TTACTTGCAGGACAGAAGAAAAGTGCCCCCTTCTGGACATTTGAATACTACCAGACTTTCTTTGATGTAGATACATACCAG GTCCTAGACAGAATAAAAGGCTCGGTTTTCCCAATACCAGGAAAAAACTTTGTAAGACTATATATCCGCAGCAATCCAGATCTTTATG GTCCTTTTTGGATATGTGCCACATTAGTCTTTGCCATTGCTATTAGTGGTAATCTTTCAAATTTCTTCATCCATCTGGGTAAACCTGCATACCGGTATGTGCCTGAGTTCAGAAAAG TGTCCATAGCTGCAACAGCTATCTATGCTTATGCTTGGCTGATTCCTCTGGCTCTCTGGGGATTCCTTATGTGGAGAaatagcaaagttatgaatatagTCTCCTACTCGTTTCTTGAGATAGTGTGTGTCTATGGCTATTCACTCTTTATTTATATTCCAACAGCT ATTTTGTGGATTATTCCACAAAAAGCTGTACGATGGATCTTGGTAATGGTTGCTCTGTGCCTTTCGGGGTCAGTTTTAGTAATGACATTTTGGCCTGCTGTTAGAGACGATAACCGAAGGATTGCACTGGCTACTATGGTGACTGTTGTACTTCTTCATGCCCTGCTTGCTATTGGTTGTTTG GCATACTTTTTTGATGCTCCTGACCTGAATGTTCTTATACCTACTGCAGCTGCTCAAAATGGAACAATAGTAGCAACAAAGACTCAGTAA
- the LOC115656234 gene encoding uncharacterized protein LOC115656234 produces MKCCPHECFSLLKLLLFGGGACLFTPLSEKSCNDKSVNVATTLGYVTVNSLQKVSHNSHPDCSGQQFKLRCPVPRHTGICLSPFKGLGIFEIPLPVCLAWRAHIACSQLTMVAPCSKCFPAWSTLGLLDLLTLWGEEAVQSQLHSSHRNFVACWIRTTNGTHQCRAKIKELRQTYQKARESNCCSDAELKTCFYRELDAILGGSPASTTKSPVDTSGGLETADSGFKRENDVVDKEVELEDEMGQATGLSCTVASQDLFLTQEGFSQSQHSISGPHDAGEGALMWPSGEPPTH; encoded by the exons ATGAAGTGCTGTCCACATGAGTGCTTTTCattgttaaaacttttgttgttcggggggggggcatgtcttttcacacctctgagcgagaaaAGTTGTAACGATAAAAGTGTCAATGTAGCCACTACGCTTGGTTATGTCACTGTAAATAGCCTCCAGAAGGTGTCCCACAATTCCcatcctgactgctctggtcagcagttcaaACTCCGCTGCCCTGTACCCAGGCACACAGGTATCTGCCTTTCCCCATTTAAaggcctgggaatttttgaaattccacttcctgtttgcttggcatggagagctcacattGCATGTTCGCAGCTGACCATGGTGGCGCCATGCAGCAAATGCTTTCCCGCTTGGAGCACACTTGGGTTGTTGGATCTGCTGacgctgtggggagaggaggctgtgcagtcccagctccactccagccataggaactttGTAGCATGTTGGATAAGGACTACAAATGGGACACATCAGTGCCGtgcaaagataaaggagctgaggcagacgTACCAAAAGGCAAGGGAATCAAACTGTTGTTCAGATGCTGAACTGAAGACCTGCTTCTATAGGGAGCTGGATGCCATCCTTGGCGGCAGTCCCGCCTCCACCACCAAGAGCCCCGTGGATACTTCGGGAGGGCTGGAGACTGCAGACAGTGGATTCAAGCGTGAGAACGACGTGGTGGACAAGGAGGTTGAGTTGGAGGATGAGATGGGACAGGCTACAGGGTTGTCCTGTACCGTGGCAAGCCAGGACCTCTTCTTGACCCAGGAAGGTTTCAGCCAGTCCCAGCACTCCATCTCTGGCCCACATGATGCAGGAGAGGGAGCTCTG atgtggccttcaggggaACCCCCTACACACTGA